The sequence gaaatctAATGGATGAGTGATTTTGTTTTTCCTGAATGAGTGATTAGAAGAGCAAATGCATGCCTCTTTATAACAATGTTTGGAATTGAACAAGTTGTGaatatattatgtttataaagtcAATCTAGAATTACAATAGTAAgtattgattattatttttatttattttttgtttaataataaCCATAATACTACTCGGTTCTTGATTTATTAACTAACAAAATGCCAGAAGAATATAATTAGCCATGTGATACATGATACCCTTCTTTCTATACTCCCCATGAATGCTGCACAAATCATGTGTAAATAAATGCATCAGAAGGGTTTCTGTTGGTGAGATCTTTTCTTGCAAAAAGATCTTCAAACAACATTGTCTAAGTCAGGTATTGCTGCTGTAGCAGAAATCCACGCGAGTGCCAGGAaaattgtttttcatttttttattttattttatttttgaaaaggcAAAGTtcatctttaatttattaaaaagagataaaacaaaaagagaaaaggaaccGCATCGATGACATAAAAATGGTTAGAACTTGGTTTGGTCCATCAACTCAATCAGACAATGACATAAGTTTCATGACATCATTATGAAGTACGTCATTCCTTTCACTTTCCAAATGTAAGCTCTTCTCTCATCAGTtggataaataataagaaaagaaaaataaacaaaattcatCACGCTAATTTGGTTTTAATTTctccattaaaaaaataagatttgtTACCCacttttaaaaactaaatttaaatttttaataaaatcactatcattcaatttaaaatagaagGTAAAGATTACACTCATAATAAGTCATGTTCATTTTAAACatgaaaagatttaattttaaaaaatcattaattcATTAACTGGAAAAACAGTTAGTAAATCACTACCGAGTAATtgagaaaatttataaaaaaaaaaaaagaagaagttaaTTTAACCAGctgattaataattaaaaattttaattgaaatatatattttaaaaaatatatttctaagaGCTTGAAATTATGTTTGTATAGATAAAagacatttataaaaataaaaagttaatatcaatatatatggTCCATTACAGATTATTTTAAACTTGAAGAAAGATGTTAACagtattttaaaagataatcagttaattaattttttatttaatttttgtaaaagattaaattttatttcacatataaatatatatataaccggataaatataaaatataaaaatacatattataaaagtatttataatcTTATGGTGATATAATTTAGGGGAAAAGTGTAAGTGGTTCAAGTGGTATGATGTGGAAGCGATAAATACACAGCAAAgtctttgtttattttgtttggttaGGTGTAAGCCTACCAAACTATCTAACTGctcaaaagaaattagaaaaataagcCAACCAAATAATTTGATACACTGACAAATCACTTGCGGATGTCATGGTTCATACGTCACAATATCATACCAAGCAGACGACCAACATGATGTATGGATTCCAGGATTTGTTGGTTAGTCATAGAGCAAAGTGTGTTTCATTCTGAGGGCGAGGGGTTAATTCCTCTTCCAGTTATTATATTATTCCCACACCTGCGATATCTGTTTAAAACATGAAGCCcactcaactttttaattcagAATCAGATGTTAATTTGTATATACAAGGAATGTGTCTTTCTTCACGATTTGCATAGGCTACAAAATTGTGTTAGGTCGTGCTTCTGATTGCAACTAAGAGCAACTGCTTATTTATACTGTTGTTTATACCGGAATAGTTCAGTTGTAATCAAGTGCAGGACAGAGGAAGTGATTAGGAATTGCCTCGTCCAGTTGAATTGGTAAAGACCCCCTCCACTTTTTCATTTGGTTTTACAGTGAATATTTGACCAAATATTATAGGCTCTCGCCTTTTGGATCTGCATTTGACAAACTATTTAAATTGTAAGAAAATTAACCATTAGCCCCCGTCTTGTGAGGAAGAGAATcgatataaataattaaaaaattatttatatcgATTCAAAGATCAAAAAAGAGCTTACCtgttttttctcctttctcaTGTTTCAAAGATCAAAAAAGAGATTCTGGCTGGCAGCATATTGTGAGggtaagaaagaaagtaatgaTTAAATATTACATCCGTCAAAATATGAAAtgttgtaaataaataatcacaAGTGGACCGTTTGCTATCTACTTTTCATTcgacaaaaataaaacatctATAGTGTGCCATTAATAGACCACATTATGGGCCATAGACAAGATGAAGGAttgacatttaattttaaggtTGAAGGGCACATATATGGcccttaattttaaaaatagattacGCCGTGGCCTTACAGAATATGCCTAGGCTTTTAGCTATACGGAAttctagaatttaaaatttattgttttcttatataaaaaaatgtttaaaatgctattaatttatttatgattatattaaaataaaattataatataatataattaaaaaataacttcgtaGTTAATATagtagtaaaaaatataactaaaatggttttatctaaatttatttaattattagttaataaattacatatcagtactatatttatttgtcaaaataatttgtacttatgtatcaaatttattaaggCATATATCAGaaactttttattctttatataaagGGATGCGAAATAGACTGCTGAAAACTCGGTCCCAACGTAAGAATGGGCTAAGCCTTAGAATACTTGGAGTTGCCTccaaaatagaaattgagtGGGCCTGTAACAACAGATTACTCAGTGCGACACTTGAAAACGAAACGCTCTTTCAGTAAGGCCCATCTCTCATAGTCATACAGGAATGATAGCATATGTCCTGGCCTAAGTTTATTGTCCCACGTCGGCCTTCTCACTTCTTAACTACACTTCGATGGACCGGATTAGTAATTAAAGTTCACACCAGTGCCATTTTTTCTTTGCCTTGCCCAAATATCCGTGTGCTGATGAATTTTATCCTCTGCTCCTACGTGGCAGCTGATCATTAAGTGACCGATCGCAGTGGTCAAACAATGTACAGATATTGACCCTTAACATATATCCATATGACGCCGCAGAACATCTTCTCCAGGAATTGCACACGGCACGCGGTTGCTATAGACAATTCTTTTAACCCAACTGTGAATTGcggacatatatatatatacacataaacTGCATCGCCCTCACTCTCACTTCCAATCCCCAATTCAACCGAATGGAGCATCCGATGATCTGCCATCTTCAGGGCGTCAACGAGGACCTTCTTGCAGATATCATGCACCGTCTTGATGGTCTAGCCTTGGCCTCCCTTGCTTCCACCTCTACTTACTTCCGACGCATTGTTCGACACCACACGTCCTGGAAACATTTGTGCCACTCTACATGGCCTTCTACTGCTTATCGTCTCCTTTCACCTTCTATCATCCACCGTTTCGATAATTTATTTGCTGACGCCTATCCCTTGATTCTCTATGATGATATGGCTAATGATAATTCTTGTGAATTAGAAACCACCACTTCATCTTGTGATTTTGTGTCTCTAGTCGATGTATATTACAAGAATCAATGCGTCCTTTCCAAATCTCTCGAGGGCATACCTGAAACTGTAGATGCATTCCAAACTAAATTCACAGATGCCAACTGGGACACGATTTCCGGAGAACGTCAGCAATGGTTTCTCAATTGTCCTTTTAAACTGCAAATCCTGGATACCGCAGATTATGATGAGGATGATCTCGACTTGTCGAATGGTAATCTTGGTGATACTAACAATGATGAAAGATCAACTCCTCTGCCCTTATCACCAGCAGACCAAAAGACACAAGACCACTGCAAGGAGTTGACGCGAGACCTCAGGTTGAGTAGGATACTTTTAGACACAAAGGCAGGTAGGGCAGTTAATCTCTCGAGCTGGAAGCCATTTTCTGTACAGAGTATTTGGCCCCATCAGGGGAACCATGTGATGCATTTTGGGAGCGTTATACCAGTGGAAGAGACTCTACTGCCTGGCAAGCTGGTCAGGTGCAAAATAACAACTAAATTTAAGGTGACAGAAAGGCAAGGGTATTCCCGATGGAGGGATATCAGCATGAGCATTGAGGGTGTGTCAGGTGCCACCGTTAATGGGAGGAAGAGTTTGATGATTCTGAATAAGGCACTATACAGCCCACGAAGTACAAATCAGCTTAAGGTGGAAAATGGCCTCAATCAATATGAAAAGCACAAGAAAGAGATGGCTAAGAGacgagaaaagagagagaaactaACTAATTGGCTTTATATATCAATTGAAATTGCAATGTTTGCAGTTTCTTGTCATGCTTTAACTCGATTGTTTTAGCAAAATCAACACATAGTTGCAATGAAGATTCTTTACACCGTGTAAATATATACACCTCAATCTGTTAATATAGTAACACAAGAGGTGATAGAAAAAAATGGTAATAAGTCTTGTGCAGAGTATGTGTGATCTATATGTCACCGTATGTCATGCATTTTCCAGCTCCCTTGATAAGCACATAAGACTTAAGAGGGCCAGAACTCCTTACCTTATAGAAGTCATAGACAAATGAGAAAGACATCCGAGTAAAACTTTATGTTATACGTTCACATATACTCataattatcattataatcaaactgagaatatatattttttaattattgaaaagaaTCAATAACTGCAAAAGTTAGTGTTCAATATGAAGAAAACATCTGTGCCCATTGTTAAAGTGGCCAGCATACAAGTATGAAAAGAAATGTCTCTCTATTACTAAGAGTTGCGGGACATTCTTCTCCAAAACTTTCCAAATCGTAATTCAGTGTGGAGCATTGAAAAGAGCTCTGCTAACAATGCCAGTGGCCTCTATGTAGCGATCCACACACCTGGAGATGCAGCTACTTTCGCTCCCACTAAGGCTTGACCCTGGTTTTGTGATACACTTATCGAAACATTTACCCCGAACAGtctgcaatgaaataaaaaaaaaaaaactttaagtTTAGTAGACTAATAATATGCATACAAAATGCTTATCATCTGCAAAGCATCCGTTCGAGCTTCCCGAGCAAGAAATATGTAGGAGAAGCACCATATAGTCATTGAGGTCAAAATCATAAAGCATTGGTGGCTGAGAAAACGAATGAAACAAAATCAAATCCACCAAAACTAATCACTTGAGCATTCACATCTCTGAGGTCCAATGGCAACTGATATAAGCAAGATATGTGAGCCAAAATCCCCACGACACCTTCATTGTTCAAAAGCAAGCTAGTTGCCAATGGTTAAAGATACCAGGAACATATAGCTTTATATGCAATTAATGTATTGAAGATACATTAAAGTTTCACACAACCTTCAACTTTGCTCAAAATCATAcaaaaaaaccaaaaagaagctatgttaatttatttgtgGTATAATGAATCTAGAATACAACATGAAGTGTACAAATCTATAGTTTGACAAAGAAATGAATTGATAAATTGAAATCTAGCAAGCGTCTAAAATATGCATACTAAAGAATCAAATGACTAAAATAGCAAAAACCTCAAGGAACTCCTGAGCATAAGCCTGGGCGAGCTGTGTCTTGACCTGGTCCATAAGATCTGAAGTTGACACTTGAGATCCTGTTCCAATTGATGATGGTGATGAAAACGTAtccattctctctctctctcgctcTCTCTCTATGTGACTCGTTTCTTCTATGTGAGAGGTAGAGCTTAGAGGAGATGATAAACCCTAGAATTACAATTGCCCTCAATGATACATCAGATGTTGTTGACTCGTAATTCTTAAACCCTCTGGGCCCAAATCCGCTGCTTTATGGCCCAT comes from Ricinus communis isolate WT05 ecotype wild-type chromosome 5, ASM1957865v1, whole genome shotgun sequence and encodes:
- the LOC8288880 gene encoding mitochondrial import inner membrane translocase subunit Tim13 — its product is MDTFSSPSSIGTGSQVSTSDLMDQVKTQLAQAYAQEFLETVRGKCFDKCITKPGSSLSGSESSCISRCVDRYIEATGIVSRALFNAPH
- the LOC8288879 gene encoding probable F-box protein At2g36090, which encodes MEHPMICHLQGVNEDLLADIMHRLDGLALASLASTSTYFRRIVRHHTSWKHLCHSTWPSTAYRLLSPSIIHRFDNLFADAYPLILYDDMANDNSCELETTTSSCDFVSLVDVYYKNQCVLSKSLEGIPETVDAFQTKFTDANWDTISGERQQWFLNCPFKLQILDTADYDEDDLDLSNGNLGDTNNDERSTPLPLSPADQKTQDHCKELTRDLRLSRILLDTKAGRAVNLSSWKPFSVQSIWPHQGNHVMHFGSVIPVEETLLPGKLVRCKITTKFKVTERQGYSRWRDISMSIEGVSGATVNGRKSLMILNKALYSPRSTNQLKVENGLNQYEKHKKEMAKRREKREKLTNWLYISIEIAMFAVSCHALTRLF